ATATTGAATGCTATACATAATAGAATTGAACGGTTTTTAAACTGTGATGCCAACAcgtttatattacaatatatgcGCGTTTTATGATTGAAATTTCAATGCAACatgaaattgttttttgagctGGCCAAACGGAATACCTATTTTATAGAGTAATGACGTATCCTTCCTATATACCGGATACCGATATGGTATGTGTATGTTGTCGATGAAAATGAACAAGTAAATACAGACGCAATGAACAAAAATGCAGACGcaataaacataaatacagACGCAGTGAAaagacatttaatatatattactctaCTTTGACTTTTATTCTTTCCTTTCGTTCCTCACGAGTAACATGTGTAAAACAAGGTCTAGACAGACTTGTATGTATTTATCTAGTCGCGTTACTATGTCGTACTATCACATTATAATGCTTATACGAGAAGAACGATGCTAATATGCTACGGAACGTAAAGTGCACGTTCTCACAAGTTTAATGGCTGTGACtcaattgaaaaaattatgtaaatcacaaatttattttgcattataataattcttatagATCATTTGCGAAATATAATCCTCCCTTCTTTATTGACGTATACCATTCGTAAATTAAAGTTGTgtactatataatattcttggGGAACAGAATTTAATGGTCGTGTAACGTTGAAGGATGTTCTCACATCATCGTAACTCGATAATATcatcaaatttatttgattgtatCGTTCaagatgataaaaaatacatagatacatatctatatttacAATCATATAGCGACACAGAAGCATACATTCATAACATGTACTTTGTGTCGTTATAACGTCATGTTTAAAGGATCGAAAAATCTTGACCCATTCTCACTCTTTGATCTCGCGACGACGCGTGCGCCGCGTCGACGTTTCGAGGAAATGCAACGAGTAATACGTTCatcattacaatatataatttacacagTAGTTGCTTTCTCCGTAGAATTCACAGCCAAGTGGAGCCTTCGACGGCCCGCTAGCTTTCACGACAGCTTCGGTATATGACTCTGCCTCTGTGGAACCTCGCAAATTTGCATACCGTTCTATTTCTCATATGAATGCATATTGTAAGAGAAATCAATGGAGTTGAAACAAAGTTAAATCGGACGAAGATTACTCGTCGCGAGGAAATCTTGTCCGGTTAACATAATCTTGATCGTTCTCAAGATTAACGTACGTTAAGAGTACCCGGTATTCTTCGCTacgcaaatatatatgtatacgtatatggCGCACAACTCCGATTTCGTGAGTCATATACCAAAACTAGCGCAGCCAgttctattaatttaactattacTTAAAACACCTCTTATCGGGAAACTTTGTCCGAGGATCGCGAAATTTCTTAAACCAGAGGCACTTTTGGTGGTCCCAATAAGGGCGGCCCGTTATCGGATGTTCGATGTGGCACAAATTTATTTGCGTTTTGCGCCGGCATAGGTTGAAGCCATCTGACAGCTAGGCTGGCAATCATCAGCAGGACGATGAATCCACAGATAGCCACAATGATCGTCGCCGTCGGGAACCAGCCATCAGCCGTCTGACTTCCGCGACTGTTTGGATGCACGTGCGGGGCCAAATACGCTCGCTGATCGCCGATTAATACTACAATGATAACATCaagttacaaattaaaatcaatgtttaacgaacacaatttattttttcgaaagtTTAGGAGATACTTTTAATTGtgtgttaaaagaaatttaattcggTTTTGATGCTTTGCCAAGATTTTGAGCAACGTTCTTCTTTACGGATACACGTACATTACGATAATCAACGGTACATGAGAACGTGATAGATATGACAAGTGGAACGGTCCAGAGATATTATATTGTGTGTTGAGATTGTTGagaatgtttttaatatcatGAAATCATGAAAGAGATGAAAGGGAGAAAGGAAGCTAGCACTCGTCGAACCTCGTAGAGTCTTATTGAGCCTATTTCTCATCGCGGGACTGTCCACGTGATTGCAGAGATCCTGATCGCAGCAGAGAAATCCTGCGGGGCACTGCCGACTTTTCAAGTTCTCGTCGAGGCAACCGCTATGAGCGGTATGCTCCGCTCTCGAAATCGGCGCATTTGCGTTCGATGGTAATTTAGTGAAGCAGCCCCTACCGCGACACATGTATCCCTGAGGAACGCATTCCGGTTGATTGCAGTAGCATCTTACTTCTCCCACGTTCGAGGAACCTGCAACCAAAAACCCTATAATggtaaatagtttttaaattagttggattatatgtattatatatatatatataaaatatatatctatatatatagacgCAACTaagttatttaacatttttatcaaagttGATTTGTTTCAGAGATCAGGAACATCGAGAAGGTCTCGCATCGAACATGCCTCGGTGCCTGACGCAGCGTAAATATACGTAACAAAGTTGATGGTTGGTCTCCCTCCAGACGCGAGGACTGTGAGTTAATGAGGACCGTACGAAATAAACGAAGAGAacaagtgagagagagaaatagagacaCGAGAAACGTTTATTACGATATTGTGAAGCCATCTTTATCCGCGCGCAAGCATGCTCGGCTTCGTTTACTCCAACCCCCGGTCTAACATCTTGCCGGGTTCCCCTCGCGACCTCGTCTTTCTCCACCGGTTTCTTGCTAATAAGCCTGCAGCGATGCCttgcctctttctctctctctctctctctctctgtttctctttcGCTTGTTCAGTCTCTGCGAGCGAGCCTTGCAAGTGCCGGTGCCGGCCCCTCTCTCCGTTCGCGGCCTGTCGGGGTCCAGCTCATCGGGGACTAAAAAACGCTAAAACAGCCGAGTCacaaaagaaagattaaagtGGAGAGGATATATGGAGAGAGGCATGCGGCGCTGCTCCGCTGTGCGCGCATGtatctcccccctctctctctctctctctcactctcactctttttctttatctctcgATGCAATTCTGCATCAAATACCATGCACCAGAGAAAGAATAATAGAGCTTGACGATTTCATCGCGTTCCATTGCATGTGATTATATGTCGCAAATTAGGAAATTAAGGAAATAATACGTGGGTTGGGAAGTATAAGGGTGTTGAAaggatatttcaatttcacaTTGAAATCCAGGTCAGAAACATTCCAACAGTAGAGATTTCTTGTTCGCTCTGCCATTCATTTTATCaagttattttatcaaaataagtACGGA
The Temnothorax longispinosus isolate EJ_2023e chromosome 7, Tlon_JGU_v1, whole genome shotgun sequence DNA segment above includes these coding regions:
- the LOC139815754 gene encoding BMP and activin membrane-bound inhibitor homolog isoform X1; this translates as MLPRDVLTIAMVTLVTTALIVAVTSGAPTTFDPEDYEVLADNEARAIDKGFLVAGSSNVGEVRCYCNQPECVPQGYMCRGRGCFTKLPSNANAPISRAEHTAHSGCLDENLKSRQCPAGFLCCDQDLCNHVDSPAMRNRLNKTLRVLIGDQRAYLAPHVHPNSRGSQTADGWFPTATIIVAICGFIVLLMIASLAVRWLQPMPAQNANKFVPHRTSDNGPPLLGPPKVPLV
- the LOC139815754 gene encoding BMP and activin membrane-bound inhibitor homolog isoform X2 — translated: MLPRDVLTIAMVTLVTTALIVAVTSGAPTTFDPEDYEVLADNEARAIDKGSSNVGEVRCYCNQPECVPQGYMCRGRGCFTKLPSNANAPISRAEHTAHSGCLDENLKSRQCPAGFLCCDQDLCNHVDSPAMRNRLNKTLRVLIGDQRAYLAPHVHPNSRGSQTADGWFPTATIIVAICGFIVLLMIASLAVRWLQPMPAQNANKFVPHRTSDNGPPLLGPPKVPLV